From the genome of Fusarium keratoplasticum isolate Fu6.1 chromosome 11, whole genome shotgun sequence, one region includes:
- a CDS encoding Fungal-trans domain-containing protein yields the protein MSLDSLCDILNKTGPSQQPNFKAGNLNTSTGAPSYVSSTHWVAILDSISEMKNEVQSESDNPSPNSDDSPARDPVEKPALLFGHQENISREDVLAAMPPRPVVDRLVSEYFTDLDMMPHIACLHTPTFFRQYENFWSNPDSASIMWLGFLYSMMCLSAHFSPANMLAEPDVENTQMRTARPLYIDQVVQCLSLADYSRGGPYVIETLLHYFTIEHIRRPDTEVDTWLVLGVILRLALRMGYHRDPAQFPKLSPIECEIRRRVWATLYISDIMVSMQIGVPKMVQEGQWDTRDPLNLSDEDFDEDTIELPPSRGDDQQTPVFFIIARYKMAKVMGVMADIINATQYDPVKAAGAAGLLKATYDSLPLVLKLGSGGPNDHPRTIMHRYVLAIQLHQAEMLVHLRCMATPPQQDDFARPDSSLNILLNAALKLLEYRGLLDQVAQPGGPLWLVRWKLSSTLTHEFLLATVVLSKALFSTLGPHPLVQAGTDMKVRILSTLRKTHELWLRSKNRSSEARRAADLLTSLFHALDPTPSMEPTNPDGSVIDLETYLGLNLDGLLPGWFLD from the exons ATGAGTCTGGATTCGTTATgtgacatcctcaacaagacAGGCCCGTCTCAGCAACCTAACTTCAAGGCCGGCAACTTGAACACGTCTACAGGTGCACCGTCCTACGTCAGCAGCACCCACTGGGTCGCCATTCTCGACAGCATCTCTGAGATGAAGAATGAAGTCCAATCAGAGAGCGATAACCCGTCACCAAATTCTGATGATAGCCCTGCCAGGGATCCAGTCGAGAAACCTGCACTTCTCTTTGGACATCAAGAGAACATTTCGAGGGAAGATGTCCTTGCTGCCATGCCACCTAGGCCTGTGGTAGACCGTTTGGTATCTGAGTACTTTACTGACCTCGATATGATGCCAC ATATCGCATGTCTTCATACACCAACCTTTTTCCGACAG TATGAGAACTTTTGGTCCAACCCTGACAGCGCTTCCATCATGTGGCTGGGGTTCTTGTACTCCATGATGTGTCTATCAGCACATTTCAGCCCAGCAAACATGCTGGCTGAACCTGATGTAGAAAACACCCAGATGCGCACCGCAAGACCTCTTTACATCGATCAAGTGGTCCAGTGTCTGTCCCTGGCAGATTACAGTCGAGGAGGCCCGTACGTCATCGAGACCCTTCTACACTACTTCACCATCGAACACATCAGACGGCCAGACACTGAAGTTGACACTTGGTTGGTTCTGGGTGTCATTCTACGTCTTGCCTTGCGGATGGGATATCATCGGGATCCAGCACAATTCCCCAAGCTGAGCCCCATTGAGTGCGAGATTCGAAGACGAGTGTGGGCAACTTTATACATCTCAGATATCATGGTGTCGATGCAAATCGGAGTACCGAAAATGGTCCAAGAGGGTCAATGGGACACTCGCGATCCTTTGAACCTCAGCGATGAGGACTTTGACGAAGACACCATCGAACTTCCACCCTCCAGAGGCGACGATCAACAAAcgcccgtcttcttcatcataGCGAGGTACAAGATGGCAAAAGTGATGGGCGTCATGGCTGACATTATAAACGCTACCCAGTACGACCCGGTCAAGGCTGCCGGAGCCGCCGGGTTACTCAAAGCCACCTACGATTCCCTTCCCTTGGTCCTCAAGCTGGGGTCTGGTGGGCCTAACGACCATCCCCGAACTATCATGCACCGTTACGTCTTGGCCATTCAGCTACATCAAGCGGAGATGCTTGTTCATCTTCGTTGCATGGCGACGCCGCCTCAACAAGACGATTTTGCTCGGCCGGACAGTTCTCTCAACATCTTGTTGAATGCAGCTCTCAAACTTCTGGAGTATAGAGGTTTGCTCGACCAGGTGGCACAACCAGGTGGACCGCTGTGGCTAGTGAGATGGAAGCTGTCATCTACTCTTACCCACGAGTTTCTCTTAGCTACAGTGGTTCTGTCCAAGGCTCTATTCTCGACACTGGGACCTCATCCGCTCGTTCAAGCAGGAACAGACATGAAAGTCCGTATCCTGTCAACACTCAGAAAGACTCATGAGCTTTGGCTCCGGTCCAAAAATCGATCAAGTGAGGCGAGACGAGCAGCGGACCTGTTGACGTCTCTGTTCCACGCTCTTGATCCAACTCCTAGCATGGAACCAACCAACCCAGATGGGTCCGTTATAGACTTGGAGACATACCTCGGCTTGAACTTGGATGGCTTGTTGCCTGGGTGGTTTTTGGATTAA
- a CDS encoding Nitrilase produces the protein MASSKIKVAAVQAEPVWNDLQGGVEKVISLIKEAGSNGANVVGFPEVFIPGYPWSIWQNSVFDNVPFMNEYFDNSMERESKEMDRIRAAVREAGVFVVLGYSERYRGTLYIAQSFIDPTGTIVHHRRKIKPTHVERAYWGDGQADSLKGVVDSQFGKIGGLNCWEHTQPLLRYYQYSQDVDIHVASWPLIWEPPEGKPWAYHISGSASNKFSQVMAMEGACFVMTCTEVLSEKGKANTKLAEMGSGSWGKTPGGGFTMIYGPDGSELSEPLDPGAEGIVYAEIDLADRAKAKQNLDVVGHYSRPDLLSLNVTGTAALPVRLSK, from the exons atggcttcttccaagatcaaggttgCCGCCGTTCAAGCCGAACCCGTTTGGAACGACCTCCAAGGCGGCGTCGAAAAGGTCATTTCTCTGATCAAGGAAGCTGGTAGCAACGGAGCCAACGTTGTTGGCTTCCCAGAGGTTTTCATCCCTGGATACCCGTG GAGCATTTGGCAAAACTCCGTCTTTGACAATGTCCCCTTCATGAACGAGTACTTTGACAATTCGATGGAGAGGGAGTCCAAGGAGATGGACCGTATTAGGGCAGCTGTCCGCGAAGCTGGAGTGtttgttgttcttggctaTAGCGAGCGATACCGAGGAACATTGTATATCGCACAG TCATTCATTGACCCAACTGGCACCATTGTTCACCACCGTCGCAAGATCAAGCCCACTCATGTGGAGAGGGCTTACTGGGGTGACGGCCAGGCTGACTCCCTCAAGGGCGTTGTCGACTCGCAGTTCGGCAAGATCGGAGGCCTGAACTGCTGGGAGCATACCCAGCCTCTTCTGAGGTACTACCAGTATTCCCAGGACGTCGACATTCACGTTGCAAGCTGGCCTCTCATCTGGGAGCCCCCAGAGGGCAAGCCCTGGGCCTACCACATCTCTGGAAGTGCAAGCAACAAGTTCTCTCAGGTCATGGCGATGGAGGGTGCATGCTTTGTCATGACCTGCACAGAAGTTCTGAGTgaaaagggcaaggccaacacTAAGCTAGCGGAGATGGGCTCAGGATCCTGGGGCAAGACTCCTGGTGGAGGTTTCACCATGATCTATGGTCCTGATGGATCTGAGCTCTCAGAGCCTCTTGATCCTGGCGCGGAGGGCATCGTCTATGCCGAGATTGACCTCGCTGAtcgagccaaggccaagcagaaCCTTGACGTTGTGGGACACTATTCACGACCTGATCTCCTGAGCCTCAACGTCACGGGTACTGCCGCTCTCCCTGTTCGTCTTAGCAAGTAG
- a CDS encoding Beta-lactamase domain-containing protein — translation MHIHAPLSLLAFAAAGSAARIVATDNVPLLGPAFASNFDITKSKAIEDAKAKFPDLIEELFESKALDRDGLIFSLDVFSASTNSSIYSYKHVGKSEEKALTAGNLSDTTISRTGSVSKLFTAYAIIAKAGMEVFSHPVTRYIPELAGNKSENPLERIDWDEITVGTLLSHQAGTGGVSDLLISYFNSTDQPTDEGLILEGLKHYRDVRRPTMTPHHTALYSDGGYSLLTIIFSRMTGKPYGDAIKEILFEPLGLDQMSSGAPNGSDIDAIDRRPVDNSSTWGGNPEFVAGSGGIYGSTRDFRLAGLSILNSETLSAATTKAWMKPMSGTGSLVELVGAPWEIQRLTIPATPGSNRTRVSDLYTKAGGNGDYTAIIALSPDHGIGYSLLVAGSSATSARWPLRDVLGETFIPAAEQAAAENAKKSLTGTFVAEGAESTNLTITFDEGKPGLGLESLYHEGVDIRSQILGLPEPFPMSVRLYPAGITSSKSLSSLYKSKGKISIKHTAVISPVPLPPRAAVEGGKGGLFDNSQAWMSIGQFGSADEFVFNLVDGKLESVTSIALRDAGVEGDLKRVD, via the exons ATGCATATCCATGCACCATTGAGTCTGCTAGCCTTTGCGGCAGCTGGCTCAGCAGCTCGCATCGTCGCGACCGACAATGTCCCTCTCCTCGGACCAGCCTTTGCCAGCAACTTTGACATTACCAAGTCAAAGGCTATCGAAGACGCCAAAGCAAAGTTCCCAGACCTCATCGAGGAACTCTTCGAATCCAAGGCACTCGACAGGGATGGTCTCATCTTTTCCCTCGACGTCTTCTCAGCGAGCACCAACAGCTCCATCTACAGCTACAAGCACGTCGGAAAGAGCGAGGAAAAGGCCCTCACCGCTGGAAACCTGAGCGACACGACGATTTCTCGGACCGGAAGCGTTTCGAAACTCTTTACCGCGtacgccatcatcgccaaggcaGGCATGGAGGTGTTTAGTCACCCCGTTACCAGGTATATCCCTGAGCTCGCTGGGAACAAGAGCGAGAACCCTTTGGAAAGAATAGACTGGGACGAGATCACTGTTGGCACACTTCTATCCCATCAAGCTGGCACCGGAGGAGTTTCAG ACCTCCTCATTTCATATTTCAACTCTACGGACCAACCGACCGATG AGGGTCTGATCCTAGAGGGTTTGAAACACTACCGAGATGTTAGGCGTCCAACAATGACTCCACACCACACGGCCCTGTACTCCGATGGTGGCTACAGTCTCCTGACTATTATTTTCTCCCGCATGACAGGCAAGCCGTACGGTGATGCTATCAAAGAAATCCTCTTTGAGCCTCTCGGACTGGACCAAATGTCGTCAGGAGCGCCTAACGGTTCAGACATTGATGCTATTGATCGCAGGCCCGTTGATAACTCTAGCACGTGGGGTGGCAACCCTGAGTTTGTCGCTGG ATCTGGTGGTATTTACGGCAGCACCCGAGATTTCCGTCTTGCTGGGCTGTCCATCTTGAACTCTGAAACCCTCTCTGCCGCCACAACTAAAGCTTGGATGAAGCCTATGAGTGGAACTGGCTCCCTGGTTGAGCTGGTTGGCGCTCCATGGGAGATCCAGCGTCTTACGATCCCTGCTACGCCGGGTTCAAACCGCACCCGTGTCTCGGATCTCTACACCAAGGCTGGCGGAAATGGTGACTACACTGCCATCATTGCGCTGTCCCCCGACCATGGCATCGGCTACTCTCTCTTGGTTGCTGGTAGTTCGGCTACTTCAGCTCGCTGGCCCCTGCGTGACGTTCTTGGCGAGACCTTTATCCCAGCTGCCGAGCAAGCCGCCGCGGAGAACGCAAAGAAGAGCCTCACGGGCACGTTTGTCGCTGAAGGTGCAGAGAGTACTAACCTTACCATAACCTTCGATGAGGGCAAGCCTGGACTGGGCCTAGAGTCCTTGTACCACGAGGGTGTCGATATCCGCTCCCAGATTCTCGGATTACCAGAGCCCTTTCCCATGTCAGTTCGACTCTACCCGGCCGGAATCACTTCTTCAAAGTCCCTGTCCTCTCTATACAagagcaagggcaagatTTCCATCAAGCACACGGCTGTTATCAGCCCCGTTCCACTGCCGCCTCGGGCCGCAGTCGAGGGCGGCAAGGGAGGCCTATTTGACAATTCACAGGCTTGGATGAGCATTGGGCAATTTGGATCCGCGGATGAGTTTGTCTTTAACCTTGTTGATGGAAAACTGGAGAGTGTGACGAGCATTGCTCTGAGAGATGCTGGCGTCGAAGGGGACTTGAAGCGAGTTGATTAG
- a CDS encoding Cupin type-1 domain-containing protein: MQFMSMLLLAGTVLAAPATVAERGNDSIDNVLPPIVPINTRSGDRDLIAKLLTAPTQVERVKLLDQPGDYVFDFKAATGAGESKGKGGRSTSATALTMPALIGNGASMTVAFLGPCGMNTAHVHNRATELNIIVKGRLVTNFVIENGARPIQNTMDTWQMSVFPKGAIHQEFNPDCEDAVFVAGFNDVDPGVNQIAQNFFSLNGDVVQATLGGIQTIDGKDIESFREMIPANIALGIDACLNKCGIKRNAKRSLEEILA; the protein is encoded by the coding sequence ATGCAGTTCATGAGcatgctcctcctcgccggcaCGGTCCTCGCCGCCCCCGCAACCGTCGCCGAACGAGGAAACGACAGCATCGACAACGTTCTCCCTCCTATCGTCCCCATCAACACCCGCTCTGGCGACAGGGACCTCATCGCCAAGCTCCTGACCGCTCCCACCCAGGTCGAGCgcgtcaagctcctcgaccagCCTGGCGACTACGTCTTTGACTTCAAGGCCGCCACTGGGGCTGGAGAGTCCAAGGGAAAGGGTGGTCGTTCCACCTCTGCCACTGCTCTCACCATGCCTGCTCTCATCGGCAACGGTGCTTCCATGACTGTCGCTTTCCTCGGCCCTTGCGGCATGAACACTGCTCACGTCCACAACCGAGCCACCGAGCTCAACATCATTGTCAAGGGACGTCTCGTGACCAACTTTGTCATTGAGAACGGTGCCCGACCCATTCAGAACACTATGGACACCTGGCAGATGTCCGTCTTCCCCAAGGGAGCTATCCACCAAGAGTTCAACCCCGACTGCGAGGATGCCGTCTTCGTCGCCGGCTTCAACGACGTCGACCCCGGTGTGAACCAGATTGCCCAGAACTTCTTCAGCCTGAACGGCGATGTTGTCCAGGCTACTCTTGGTGGAATCCAGACTATCGACGGAAAGGACATTGAGAGCTTCCGCGAGATGATTCCCGCCAACATTGCTCTCGGCATTGATGCTTGCCTGAACAAGTGCGGCATCAAGAGGAACGCCAAGCGCTCCCTCGAGGAGATTCTTGCATAA
- a CDS encoding SRR1 domain-containing protein: MRHTIKPQPLEGNGARSHQTKSLKSSSRKHAGSSRQLDQLSRLYDDAMDLFNQSALAASFEDMLNVKNRPRITRLVSLGLGSLLDSKDQQRRIKQLVIFMAIASHLTIPMAEKGPLTLYAQDPTFTAIDEAFLNGLGITVLRTPSSSDLGDAGQMINEETLVYSPFLTIATYKLLFSQSLHTSTQSSSGSPKIPILVSDDFNALKLKWDKRTSEHRDVETLIKGAKSGNYRRRAVNGEGFWTESDRPFPLAIYWRQTVTQQKRGIERESCASTMSYPRESQAISIQV, from the exons ATGCGACACACAATTAAACCTCAGCCCTTGGAGGGCAATG GCGCGCGATCTCATCAAACGAAAAGCCTCAAATCGTCTTCGCGTAAACATGCTGGGTCCTCTAGGCAGTTGGATCAGCTTTCTCGGCTTTACGATGATGCCATGGATCTTTTCAACCAGTCTGCCCTTGCTGCCTCTTTTGAGGATATGCTCAACGTGAAGAACCGCCCACGGATCACGAGACTCGTctctcttggtcttggcagcctcctgGACTCGAAAGACCAACAACGTCGGATTAAGCAACTCGTTATCTTTATGGCTATCGCATCCCACCTTACGATACCAATGGCCGAGAAGGGTCCGCTCACGTTATACGCCCAAGATCCCACGTTTACAGCCATAGACGAAGCTTTCCTGAATGGTCTTGGCATTACTGTCCTTAGaacaccatcttcttcggATTTGGGCGATGCAGGACAAATGATCAACGAGGAGACCCTTGTGTACAGCCCATTTTTGACGATCGCAACATACAAACTCCTATTCTCGCAATCATTGCACACATCAACACAATCTTCATCGGGATCACCAAAGATTCCGATTCTCGTTAGCGATGACTTTAACGCGTTGAAACTCAAGTGGGATAAGAGGACGAGCGAGCATAGAGACGTTGAGACCTTGATAAAGGGAGCAAAATCGGGCAACTATCGTCGTCGGGCAGTTAATGGGGAGGGCTTTTGGACCGAGTCTGATCGTCCATTCCCATTGGCGATATACTGGAGGCAAACAGTCACTCAACAGAAACGAGGTATAGAACGGGAGTCTTGCGCTTCGACGATGAGCTATCCACGAGAGAGCCAGGCCATATCTATCCAAGTATAG
- a CDS encoding Fungal-trans domain-containing protein encodes MSPTTEPARRPGRKRITLACNGCRVKRTKCDGEQPQCGACKYRQQECEYTQEESKRRRPSNAYIMALEARIQTLEKSLALATQTNPLFVHDSNYRLPREGVSTAALESTFEQSPSDDANQTESVDDLADALGCFTIGDAGELRFFGTSSNFDLMPSTSLKVASSVQARHRGIEAAQQLPTFFEPTDELRDHLLGLFWKWQNSWQYIVPRESFIVDLYVEKSGRFCTPLLLNAILALSSRYSPRPELRTDPEDANTAGHIFADQAKTMLHYESEAPTTSTVQATALLGLFWASIDNEGLGFMYIGMATRMAMNLGLQSDCTQYAAKGIISEEDVEARNVAFWGIYVLDKLYCLGMGRPASIQEYNITTAKPKILEDRPAALLSAEQRKFSQPWPTSHITENAIKTCEIMIITSEVIDQLYAQRSSWTDREREDRVMETHLRSARLFDQLPKSLKMSESSLYPVPPYVYHLHIQYHHSIILLHRPFFKVLSRGRNCVEFDPEGKDVHSKSCKASAIKIAKIVRIYRSNYTNQCQPISAVHPIFTAAIIHLLDLKMGPPNANNEAMRCLSICIKALYEMNTNWDWANRSIRAIRSLADQWGVTLSTPELLGDIPEVNKRQFELYERGAFPTGQGLEVGASGEQALPPEMFDELFQAWAFDQNMGHMAFDFSDEA; translated from the exons ATGTCCCCCACTACGGAGCCGGCTCGGCGACCGGGGAGAAAGAGAATTACCCTGGCATGCAATGGCTGCCGAGTAAAAAGGACCAAG TGCGACGGCGAACAGCCACAATGCGGTGCTTGCAAGTATCGCCAGCAAGAGTGCGAGTATACTCAAGAGGAGAGCaaaagaag ACGTCCCAGCAACGCGTACATCATGGCTCTGGAAGCGCGCATTCAGACACTTGAGAAGAGCCTAGCCCTTGCAACACAGACGAACCCACTATTTGTTCATGATTCTAACTACCGACTGCCGAGAGAAGGGGTGAGCACCGCTGCATTAGAATCCACCTTCGAACAGTCGCCATCCGATGACGCCAACCAGACTGAGTCGGTAGACGATCTCGCAGATGCACTCGGGTGCTTCACAATAGGCGATGCTGGAGAACTACGATTCTTTGGTACATCGAGCAATTTCGACCTCATGCCTAGCACGTCTCTCAAGGTCGCTTCTTCAGTCCAGGCCCGGCACCGAGGTATAGAAGCAGCTCAACAGTTGCCAACCTTCTTCGAGCCCACAGACGAGCTCCGCGATCATCTTCTGGGTTTATTCTGGAAATGGCAGAATTCATGGCAATACATTGTACCCAGAGAGTCATTCATCGTCGATCTCTATGTTGAAAAGTCTGGCCGCTTCTGCACACCTTTGCTGCTGAACGCAATACTTGCGCTGTCGTCGCGCTACTCACCGAGACCAGAGCTCAGAACGGATCCAGAAGACGCAAATACTGCTGGCCATATTTTTGCAGACCAAGCCAAGACCATGCTACACTATGAATCCGAAGCTCCGACTACATCGACCGTTCAAGCGACGGCACTGCTGGGCTTGTTCTGGGCATCTATCGACAACGAGGGTCTTGGATTCATGTACATCGGTATGGCAACACGCATGGCAATGAACCTCGGTTTACAGTCAGATTGTACGCAATATGCAGCGAAAGGAATCATCTCCGAAGAGGACGTCGAGGCCCGCAACGTCGCCTTTTGGGGTATATATGTACTTGACAA ATTGTACTGCCTTGGAATGGGTAGACCTGCTAGCATTCAAGAGTACAACATCACGACAGCCAAACCCAAGATTCTTGAAGACCGACCTGCAGCACTTCTCTCTGCAGAACAGAGAAAATTCTCACAGCCCTGGCCGACGTCTCACATCACCGAGAATGCCATCAAGACTTGCGAAATCATGATTATTACTTCCGAAGTTATTGATCAACT GTATGCTCAGCGCTCTTCATGGACAGacagagaaagagaggaCCGGGTCATGGAAACGCATTTACGGTCTGCAAGGCTGTTTGACCAGCTTCCAAAGTCACTCAAGATGTCCGAGTCAAGTCTTTACCCTGTGCCGCCATATGTATACCATCTTCA CATTCAATACCATCACTCGATaatccttcttcatcgacCCTTCTTCAAGGTTCTGTCTCGCGGCCGCAACTGCGTAGAATTCGACCCCGAAGGCAAAGATGTGCACTCGAAATCTTGCAAGGCATCGGCAATCAAAATCGCAAAGATTGTTCGTATATACAGGAGTAATTATACAAAT CAATGCCAGCCAATATCTGCGGTCCATCCCATATTCACGGCAGCAATTATACATCTACTAGATCTCAAGATGGGCCCACCCAACGCAAACAACGAGGCAATGCGTTGTCTCAGCATCTGCATCAAGGCCCTATACGAGATGAACACAAATTGGGACTGGGCGAACCGATCCATTCGAGCAATTCGCTCCCTGGCCGACCAATGGGGCGTCACTCTCAGTACCCCGGAGTTATTGGGTGACATTCCAGAAGTCAATAAGCGACAATTTGAGCTGTACGAGCGTGGAGCCTTTCCGACTGGCCAAGGCCTAGAGGTGGGCGCCAGCGGGGAGCAGGCGTTGCCTCCAGAGATGTTTGATGAGCTCTTTCAGGCTTGGGCTTTTGACCAGAACATGGGTCACATGGCGTTTGACTTTTCCGATGAggcttga